The Collibacillus ludicampi region TGCGCAATGCCCGGATTGCCCGGCGCGCAATAGAGCTTTGGACGATGATGACTTTGCGCGAGGGCATGAACGATCGCATGTTCACGCCCCCCGCCGCCTACCACAAGGATTTTCATCTTTCGTTTCCCCCAACTTAATGTTTGAAGTGGCGTATACCCGTAAACACCATGGCGATACCCGCCTCATCGGCCGCTGCGATGGAATCCGCGTCTTTGATCGATCCTCCGGGCTGAATAATCGCCGTGATCCCGGCAGATGCTGCCGCCTCCACCGTATCGGACATCGGAAAGAACGCATCGGACGCGAGAACAGCGCCTTTCGCCCGTTCACCCGCTTGCTCGATGGCGATTTTCGCAGCACCGACGCGATTCATCTGTCCCGCGCCAACACCCACTGTGCAGTTGTCTTTCGCGAGGACAATCGCATTGGATTTCACGTGTTTGACCACCGTCCAAGCGAACAACAGTTGTTTCATTTCCTCATCGGTCGGTTGGCGTTTGGTTACGACTTTCAGATCGGCTGGCTGTAATGTTTGGGTATCGACATCTTGGATCAACAGACCGCCGTTCACTTTTAACAGAGTCTTCGGTTCGCCGAGCGCTGGAATGCCGCCCGAGGGCTCTTGACTCACTTCAAGCAAGCGCAGATTTTTCTTTTGTGTCAAAATGTCCAACGCATCCGCGTCGAATGACGGGGCGATGATGATTTCGAGGAAGATTTCCGCCATTTTTTGTGCAGTCGCTTTGTCGACCGGGCGATTGAGTGCGACAATGCCGCCGAAGATGGAAACCGGATCGGCCTCGTACGCTTTCATGTAAGCGTCGAAAATCGTCCCGGCGATCCCCACTCCGCAAGGATTGGTGTGTTTGACGGCAACGACAGCCGGTTCCGCAAACTCTTGCACGATCGCAAGGGCCGCATTGGCGTCATTGATGTTATTGTAGGACAGTTCTTTTCCGTGCAATTGTCTCGCGCCGGCGATCGTGTGTTTGCCTGCAGATGGTTCGCGGTAGAAAGCGGCCGACTGATGCGGATTCTCGCCATAGCGCAAATCTTGGGCTTTCTCGTATGTCAACGTGATCCGTTCCGGGTATTCCACACCGGTTTGCTTGGTCAAGTATTGGGAAACGAGGGCGTCATATGCGGCCGTATGACGGAAGACTTTGGCCGCGAATGCCAGACGCTCTTCACGCGTAAATGGTTTTCCCTGCTCCAGGTGCTCGATCACGGCGGGATAATCGGCTGCGTCCACGACGACCAGGACGTCCTGATAATTCTTGGCTGCCGCACGGAGCATCGAAGGTCCGCCGATGTCGATGTTTTCGATCGCATCTTCCAAAGTGACGTCTGGTTTCTCGATCGTCGCTTGGAACGGATAGAGGTTGACGATTACATAGTCGATCGGTTGGATCCCGAGTTCTTGGATCGCCCGCATATGCGATTCGTTGGAACGGATCGCCAACAGTCCGCCATGAATGTTGGGGTGAAGGGTTTTGACACGTCCGTCCATGATCTCCGGAAATCCGGTGATATCGGAGATTCCCGTTACAGGTATTCCATTTTCTTTCAGGAGCTTGGCGGTTCCGCCAGTGGAGACGATTTCGATCTCGTGGCGGACAAGTGCCTGAGCGAGTTCAAGAATACCTGTTTTATCGGATACACTGATGAGTGCCCGTTTCATGATGTTTTAGAGCTCCTTTCGTGTCTGCTTTTCTATTTTGAAACGATTGGGTTTGGCGGGTGTACCTTTTTGCGCGCTGTTCGGTAGCGCTGCCTACTGTAAAGTGGGCTCTTTTGAACCCCTTCGGTTCTCATAAATCACTACCCGCCCATCGACATGGATGCGGCCCTCGACCCAATCGATGAGAACCTGGGGAAGGAGGCGGTGTTCCACCTCTTGCACGCGTCGGGTCAGTTCTTCCTTCGTTTCATGGTCATGAATCTTCACAGGCTCCTGAGCGATGATGGGACCTGTATCCATGCCTTCATCGACAAAGTGCACGGTCACTCCGGTGTATTTGACTCCGTACGCGAGCGCTTGTCCGATCGCGTCTTTACCTGGAAAAGCGGGGAGCAAGGAAGGATGCAAATTGATGATGCGTCCACCATATGCCTCAAGCAATATTGGTCCACACAAGCGCATATAGCCAGCGAGTACGATGAAATCAATTTCCCGCTGCTTCAGTTCCCGCACGATCCGTTCTTCATAAGCCGCTTTATCGGCAAACTCCTTGGGAACAAGAGCAAGGCAGGGAACCCCTGCCTGTTTCGCTCTCTCCACCGCTTTTGCCTCCGGTTTGTCAGAAACGACAAGTTCGATCACAGCGCCTCCGAGTTCGTCGTTCTTCGCTTTGTCCAATAACACTTGCAGATTGGAGCCGCTACCTGACGCAAATACCGCTACACGCTTCATGCGATTCCCTCAATTCCTGAAATCTTCACCTGGCGTGCCCCTTCGACGACCGTACCGATCCGGTACGCTTTTTCACCGCGCGCAGTCACTTCCGCCAAGACCTCGTCGGCTTGTTCTTCCGGCACGATCAGAATCATACCGATCCCCATATTAAATGTACGGAACATATCACGTGCGGGGATTCCCCCTTCCCTCTGCAATAGTTGGAAGATCGGGAGAATCGGCCAAGAGCCTCCTTCAATCTGCACATCCACACCCCCGGGCAGTACGCGCGGAATGTTCTCAAGGAAACCGCCGCCCGTGATATGTGCCATCGCCCGAATGTCGACGCGGCCGAGGAGAGGCAAGACACTTTTGACGTAAATGCGCGTGGGGGTCAAAAGCTCTTCTCCCAGTGTTCGCTCCAATTCGGGGAAACGGTGATCCAAGGAGTAGCCTTTATCCGTCAAGAAAACTTTGCGCACCAGAGAATACCCGTTGGAATGAACGCCACTGGAAGCGAGCCCGATCAACACATCCCCAGGTTTCACGCGAGTACCGTCGATCACTCGGCTCTTTTCGACGACACCGACCGCAAAGCCGGCGAT contains the following coding sequences:
- the purN gene encoding phosphoribosylglycinamide formyltransferase — protein: MKRVAVFASGSGSNLQVLLDKAKNDELGGAVIELVVSDKPEAKAVERAKQAGVPCLALVPKEFADKAAYEERIVRELKQREIDFIVLAGYMRLCGPILLEAYGGRIINLHPSLLPAFPGKDAIGQALAYGVKYTGVTVHFVDEGMDTGPIIAQEPVKIHDHETKEELTRRVQEVEHRLLPQVLIDWVEGRIHVDGRVVIYENRRGSKEPTLQ
- the purM gene encoding phosphoribosylformylglycinamidine cyclo-ligase, with the protein product MQNNEKKPQDFYREAGVDIDAGNETVERIKPHVARTMRKEVLTSLGGFGGGFLLDVAKYKEPLLVSGTDGVGTKLKLAFALDKHDTIGIDAVAMCVNDILVMGAEPLFFLDYLATGKLVPRVAEQIVKGIADGCEQAGCALVGGETAEMPGMYADGEYDIAGFAVGVVEKSRVIDGTRVKPGDVLIGLASSGVHSNGYSLVRKVFLTDKGYSLDHRFPELERTLGEELLTPTRIYVKSVLPLLGRVDIRAMAHITGGGFLENIPRVLPGGVDVQIEGGSWPILPIFQLLQREGGIPARDMFRTFNMGIGMILIVPEEQADEVLAEVTARGEKAYRIGTVVEGARQVKISGIEGIA
- the purH gene encoding bifunctional phosphoribosylaminoimidazolecarboxamide formyltransferase/IMP cyclohydrolase; this translates as MKRALISVSDKTGILELAQALVRHEIEIVSTGGTAKLLKENGIPVTGISDITGFPEIMDGRVKTLHPNIHGGLLAIRSNESHMRAIQELGIQPIDYVIVNLYPFQATIEKPDVTLEDAIENIDIGGPSMLRAAAKNYQDVLVVVDAADYPAVIEHLEQGKPFTREERLAFAAKVFRHTAAYDALVSQYLTKQTGVEYPERITLTYEKAQDLRYGENPHQSAAFYREPSAGKHTIAGARQLHGKELSYNNINDANAALAIVQEFAEPAVVAVKHTNPCGVGIAGTIFDAYMKAYEADPVSIFGGIVALNRPVDKATAQKMAEIFLEIIIAPSFDADALDILTQKKNLRLLEVSQEPSGGIPALGEPKTLLKVNGGLLIQDVDTQTLQPADLKVVTKRQPTDEEMKQLLFAWTVVKHVKSNAIVLAKDNCTVGVGAGQMNRVGAAKIAIEQAGERAKGAVLASDAFFPMSDTVEAAASAGITAIIQPGGSIKDADSIAAADEAGIAMVFTGIRHFKH